The region GAAATTCAGCAAGCTTTTGGTGACTGGGTATTACAGGAAGATGGTACCTTAAACCGTCGTGCTTTACGCGAACATATTTTCCAATCCAATGATGCCCGTAGAATCTTAGAAAGCATTACTCATCCCGCAATTCGCCAATCGATTATTCAGCAATTACAGAATGCACAAAGTCCTTATGTGATTCTGGTGTCTCCCCTGCTGTTTGAAACCAATCAGCATGAACTGACTGACCATACCCTACTGATTGATGCTTCGATTGAATTGCAGATCCAGCGTGCTTCACAGCGTGATGGTCAAAATATTGAGCAGATTCATCGCATCATTGCTGCCCAAATGCCGCGTGAACAAAAACAGCAACTGGCTGATGATATCGTCTTAAATGATGGTCATCTGGAACACTTATATGCCCATCTACAGCCTCTACATGAACAGTATTTGCAAAGAGCTCTGAACTAATAAAAAAGCAGTCATCAAGACTGCTTTTTTTGTTCTTCAAGCTTGATAGTCAAACTGTCCTGATGCTGCAGCCAGCGCCATGGCTGCAAAGCACCTATCGCCATCCCGACCAAACCACAGACCATCGCCAGACTCAGCGTTTCATTCAACAATGGCACTGCCAGGATAGCAGCAATAAACGGCGCCAGATTGGTAATACTGCCTGCCTTAAATGCGCCAAGCCGCTTAATCGCTTCCACATAGGTTAAGGTTGCAATGATGACCACAAACACCCCATGAAAAAGCGTTTGAAACAGTAAATGTTGTGGCTCAGGCACTGTTAAATGTTTAGGTAAAAACAGTAGATAAATCGGTACATAAACAACAGCAGACCAAATTGCCACACCACACATGGCTTGCCAGGCAGACAGTTGGTATTTACGTAATAAGACCGTAAATATTCCCCATAAAATCGCACTGATGAAAAACAGGACATCGCCTGACCCAAATGCTACACCTGTTTCCTGATACATCAGCACACTCATCAGACACAGCACTCCGATCATAATGATCAGACTGATCCAGGTATGTTTATCAAAGCCCTGATTCATCAGAAAGTAAGCCATCACCGCGGTACACAACGGTATACAGCCATTCAAAAAAATGGCGGCATGGGCA is a window of Acinetobacter sp. ASP199 DNA encoding:
- the coaE gene encoding dephospho-CoA kinase (Dephospho-CoA kinase (CoaE) performs the final step in coenzyme A biosynthesis.) translates to MKFILGLTGGIGSGKSAASQWFEQHGIVVVDADVVAREIVEVGQPALLEIQQAFGDWVLQEDGTLNRRALREHIFQSNDARRILESITHPAIRQSIIQQLQNAQSPYVILVSPLLFETNQHELTDHTLLIDASIELQIQRASQRDGQNIEQIHRIIAAQMPREQKQQLADDIVLNDGHLEHLYAHLQPLHEQYLQRALN
- a CDS encoding DMT family transporter, whose translation is MRLSTRAQGYFFLLTTMCIWGGFTLTARLNAIWQISAWDIVALRFSLAFLILMPILLYRKEASFLLKKESFILAMIGGVVYCLFAYSAFHYAPTAHAAIFLNGCIPLCTAVMAYFLMNQGFDKHTWISLIIMIGVLCLMSVLMYQETGVAFGSGDVLFFISAILWGIFTVLLRKYQLSAWQAMCGVAIWSAVVYVPIYLLFLPKHLTVPEPQHLLFQTLFHGVFVVIIATLTYVEAIKRLGAFKAGSITNLAPFIAAILAVPLLNETLSLAMVCGLVGMAIGALQPWRWLQHQDSLTIKLEEQKKQS